Proteins encoded together in one Octopus bimaculoides isolate UCB-OBI-ISO-001 chromosome 24, ASM119413v2, whole genome shotgun sequence window:
- the LOC106883402 gene encoding uncharacterized protein LOC106883402 isoform X1 has protein sequence MDEGRPGGTSTMAPSQESGTRQFNWQDCYKTAQMVPLLDLALVGSYNIRRLVTNHANAIGCPSEYIFLPLLSCTAALMGRKTKIKVNQLWQEPPVVWTMIGAYPGTRKSAALRQLMTPLLEIQRELEKQWHLSRPTSPGAPPHSGPGPQKLIAGPMTHEDLSHVLRKNSGQILCFAEDLHQLHKMLELDQENSKGPDQLLVLYDGGPMFHVENGEMTTLDSTCFNHTGMGHPKYVVDLFLNGQTWLSSRYLVACPHNPNFSTIWNSIPLTTDTPPMKTIFQTLHTYHQQNREYVFSTEAWKDLCRVHDEEWASMVSQLDHDERRRSAIEKSLGQIVRMAGVLKALMNACEFTMQATNPAIYEWDLVIDSETLHKAIELSKYFMEQKLALMLVSGMSLGLQPSVNVSAAAAALQQQQQYCAQAAHSASQAAAAAAVVSQQQQQQVQQQAQQQSNQQVAASSQQQQQQNTHNSSAVLSIPPTPAQSTALGVLPSGIQTSPSTQNLPLPPINSLPKEWDQPQVVLADDDYEIPFIPEFYTMDKASFITNHGKRMKRLLECYDDGTGVSATTAAQKSIAPPVKQQATNNRHPVWVSVLFFKKVSEFGVGAAERIKHPSNKKVYWRFKRKHPLELDEKNKQMLQYLRVDMNLYNKIGSNVYETSSPGPPPVDVVDNSDVVDENSTGGSSSAFDPSFSVKQELVQLN, from the exons ATGGACGAAGGCAGGCCAGGCGGTACAAGCACCATGGCACCGTCACAAGAATCGGGCACACGCCAGTTTAACTGGCAAGATTGTTACAAGACTGCCCAGATGGTGCCTTTATTGGATCTGGCCTTGGTCGGTAGCTACAACATACGGAGGCTAGTCACCAATCATGCTAATGCCATAGGCTGCCCTTCCGAATATATATTCCTTCCCTTGCTCTCTTGCACAGCcg ctCTGATGGgcagaaagacaaaaataaaagtgaatcaACTATGGCAGGAACCACCTGTAGTTTGGACAATGATTGGTGCCTACCCAGGCACACGGAAATCTGCTGCCCTCCGCCAACTTATGACACCACTATTAGAAATCCAGAGAGAACTTGAAAAGCAATGGCATTTATCACGTCCTACTTCCCCTGGAGCTCCACCTCACAGTGGCCCGGGACCTCAAAAATTAATTGCTGGGCCAATGACACATGAAGATTTATCTCATGTACTTCGAAAGAACAGTGGACAAATTCTGTGCTTTGCTGAAGACCTCCATCAGTTACACAAAATGCTAGAACTAGACCAAGAAAATTCTAAAGGACCTGATCAGCTCTTGGTTCTCTATGATGGCGGTCCAATGTTTCACGTAGAGAATGGTGAAATGACAACTTTAGATTCTACCTGCTTTAATCACACAGGTATGGGTCATCCAAAATATGTCGTGGATTTATTTCTCAATGGTCAGACCTGGCTCAGTAGTCGCTATCTGGTAGCTTGCCCTCACAATCCCAATTTTTCAACCATTTGGAATTCAATTCCTCTCACGACCGACACACCTCCTATGAAAACTATTTTTCAAACACTTCATACATATCATCAACAAAACCGGGAATATGTTTTCTCGACAGAAGCCTGGAAAGATTTGTGCCGTGTGCATGATGAAGAGTGGGCAAGCATGGTTAGTCAGCTGGATCATGATGAACGTCGTCGAAGTGCAATTGAGAAGTCTCTTGGTCAGATTGTACGTATGGCAGGTGTGCTGAAAGCCTTAATGAATGCTTGCGAGTTTACAATGCAGGCTACAAATCCAGCTATTTATGAATGGGATTTAGTTATCGACAGTGAAACTCTACACAAAGCCATTGAACTAAGCAAATATTTCATGGAGCAAAAACTTGCATTGATGTTGGTGTCTGGAATGTCTCTTGGTCTTCAGCCTTCTGTCAATGTTTCCGCTGCTGCAGCTGccttgcaacaacaacaacaatactgtgcACAAGCTGCACATTCCGCATCACAGGCAGCTGCAGCAGCTGCTGTTGtatcacagcagcagcaacagcaagtcCAACAGCAAGCTCAGCAACAGTCTAACCAGCAAGTTGCAGCAtcttctcaacaacaacaacaacaaaatacccaTAACTCATCTGCCGTCCTTTCTATCCCCCCTACTCCTGCTCAATCTACAGCCCTTGGTGTTCTCCCGTCCGGCATACAAACGTCTCCTAGCACTCAGAACTTACCTTTGCCACCTATTAATAGTTTACCCAAAGAATGGGACCAGCCACAAGTAGTTCTTGCTGATGATGACTATGAGATACCTTTTATTCCAGAATTTTACACTATGGACAAGGCATCCTTTATCACTAATCACGGCAAACGAATGAAGCGCTTGCTTGAGTGTTACGACGATGGAACTGGTGTGTCGGCTACGACAGCTGCTCAAAAGTCCATCGCGCCACCCGTGAAACAACAAGCCACTAATAACAGACACCCTGTTTGGGTGTCGGTGTTGTTCTTTAAAAAGGTCTCAGAGTTTGGCGTCGGTGCTGCTGAAAGAATTAAGCATCCATCAAACAAAAAAGTGTACTGGCGCTTTAAACGTAAGCATCCTTTAGAGCTTGATGAAAAGAATAAGCAGATGTTGCAGTATCTGCGAGTTGATATGAACCTTTACAACAAAATTGGCTCAAATGTCTACGAAACATCATCTCCAGGGCCGcctcctgttgatgttgttgataacTCAGATGTTGTTGATGAGAATTCTACTGGAGGTTCAAGCTCGGCATTTGATCCAAGCTTCAGTGTTAAGCAAGAACTTGTACAGCTCAACTGA
- the LOC106883402 gene encoding uncharacterized protein LOC106883402 isoform X2, with amino-acid sequence MPTLMGRKTKIKVNQLWQEPPVVWTMIGAYPGTRKSAALRQLMTPLLEIQRELEKQWHLSRPTSPGAPPHSGPGPQKLIAGPMTHEDLSHVLRKNSGQILCFAEDLHQLHKMLELDQENSKGPDQLLVLYDGGPMFHVENGEMTTLDSTCFNHTGMGHPKYVVDLFLNGQTWLSSRYLVACPHNPNFSTIWNSIPLTTDTPPMKTIFQTLHTYHQQNREYVFSTEAWKDLCRVHDEEWASMVSQLDHDERRRSAIEKSLGQIVRMAGVLKALMNACEFTMQATNPAIYEWDLVIDSETLHKAIELSKYFMEQKLALMLVSGMSLGLQPSVNVSAAAAALQQQQQYCAQAAHSASQAAAAAAVVSQQQQQQVQQQAQQQSNQQVAASSQQQQQQNTHNSSAVLSIPPTPAQSTALGVLPSGIQTSPSTQNLPLPPINSLPKEWDQPQVVLADDDYEIPFIPEFYTMDKASFITNHGKRMKRLLECYDDGTGVSATTAAQKSIAPPVKQQATNNRHPVWVSVLFFKKVSEFGVGAAERIKHPSNKKVYWRFKRKHPLELDEKNKQMLQYLRVDMNLYNKIGSNVYETSSPGPPPVDVVDNSDVVDENSTGGSSSAFDPSFSVKQELVQLN; translated from the exons ATGCCTA ctCTGATGGgcagaaagacaaaaataaaagtgaatcaACTATGGCAGGAACCACCTGTAGTTTGGACAATGATTGGTGCCTACCCAGGCACACGGAAATCTGCTGCCCTCCGCCAACTTATGACACCACTATTAGAAATCCAGAGAGAACTTGAAAAGCAATGGCATTTATCACGTCCTACTTCCCCTGGAGCTCCACCTCACAGTGGCCCGGGACCTCAAAAATTAATTGCTGGGCCAATGACACATGAAGATTTATCTCATGTACTTCGAAAGAACAGTGGACAAATTCTGTGCTTTGCTGAAGACCTCCATCAGTTACACAAAATGCTAGAACTAGACCAAGAAAATTCTAAAGGACCTGATCAGCTCTTGGTTCTCTATGATGGCGGTCCAATGTTTCACGTAGAGAATGGTGAAATGACAACTTTAGATTCTACCTGCTTTAATCACACAGGTATGGGTCATCCAAAATATGTCGTGGATTTATTTCTCAATGGTCAGACCTGGCTCAGTAGTCGCTATCTGGTAGCTTGCCCTCACAATCCCAATTTTTCAACCATTTGGAATTCAATTCCTCTCACGACCGACACACCTCCTATGAAAACTATTTTTCAAACACTTCATACATATCATCAACAAAACCGGGAATATGTTTTCTCGACAGAAGCCTGGAAAGATTTGTGCCGTGTGCATGATGAAGAGTGGGCAAGCATGGTTAGTCAGCTGGATCATGATGAACGTCGTCGAAGTGCAATTGAGAAGTCTCTTGGTCAGATTGTACGTATGGCAGGTGTGCTGAAAGCCTTAATGAATGCTTGCGAGTTTACAATGCAGGCTACAAATCCAGCTATTTATGAATGGGATTTAGTTATCGACAGTGAAACTCTACACAAAGCCATTGAACTAAGCAAATATTTCATGGAGCAAAAACTTGCATTGATGTTGGTGTCTGGAATGTCTCTTGGTCTTCAGCCTTCTGTCAATGTTTCCGCTGCTGCAGCTGccttgcaacaacaacaacaatactgtgcACAAGCTGCACATTCCGCATCACAGGCAGCTGCAGCAGCTGCTGTTGtatcacagcagcagcaacagcaagtcCAACAGCAAGCTCAGCAACAGTCTAACCAGCAAGTTGCAGCAtcttctcaacaacaacaacaacaaaatacccaTAACTCATCTGCCGTCCTTTCTATCCCCCCTACTCCTGCTCAATCTACAGCCCTTGGTGTTCTCCCGTCCGGCATACAAACGTCTCCTAGCACTCAGAACTTACCTTTGCCACCTATTAATAGTTTACCCAAAGAATGGGACCAGCCACAAGTAGTTCTTGCTGATGATGACTATGAGATACCTTTTATTCCAGAATTTTACACTATGGACAAGGCATCCTTTATCACTAATCACGGCAAACGAATGAAGCGCTTGCTTGAGTGTTACGACGATGGAACTGGTGTGTCGGCTACGACAGCTGCTCAAAAGTCCATCGCGCCACCCGTGAAACAACAAGCCACTAATAACAGACACCCTGTTTGGGTGTCGGTGTTGTTCTTTAAAAAGGTCTCAGAGTTTGGCGTCGGTGCTGCTGAAAGAATTAAGCATCCATCAAACAAAAAAGTGTACTGGCGCTTTAAACGTAAGCATCCTTTAGAGCTTGATGAAAAGAATAAGCAGATGTTGCAGTATCTGCGAGTTGATATGAACCTTTACAACAAAATTGGCTCAAATGTCTACGAAACATCATCTCCAGGGCCGcctcctgttgatgttgttgataacTCAGATGTTGTTGATGAGAATTCTACTGGAGGTTCAAGCTCGGCATTTGATCCAAGCTTCAGTGTTAAGCAAGAACTTGTACAGCTCAACTGA